The Oryctolagus cuniculus chromosome 5, mOryCun1.1, whole genome shotgun sequence genome includes a region encoding these proteins:
- the RGL2 gene encoding ral guanine nucleotide dissociation stimulator-like 2 isoform X1 codes for MLPRPLRLLLDTSPPGGVVLSSFRSRDPEAGGDPGGRVVGGGQAQEEEEEEEEAPVSVWEEEEDGATFTVTSRQYRPLDPSAPLPPPRSSRRLRAGTLVALVRHLLDPQTSGADVTFVSALLATHRAFTSTPALLGLVADRLEALESHPADELERTTGVAISVLSTWLASHPEDFGSEVKGQLDRLESFLLRTGYAAGEGVGGGTADLIRNLRSRVDPQAPDLPKPLALPGDPPADPTDVLVFLADHLAEQLTLLDAELFLNLVPSQCLGGLWGHRDRPGHSHLCPSVRATVTQFNKVAGAVVSSVLGATSTGEGPGEVTIRPLRPPQRARLLEKWIRVAEECRLLRNFSSVYAVVSALQSSPIHRLRAAWGEAARDSLRVFSNLCQIFSEEDNYSQSRELLAQQEGKLQAPLEPHSKKPPRSGSRGGGVVPYLGTFLKDLVMLDAASKDELENGYINFDKRRKEFAVLSELRRLQNECRGYDLRPDPDIQQWLQGLRPLTEAQSHRVSCEVEPPGTSDSPAPRVLRPTLVISQWTEVLGSVGGPTPMVSWDRPSVGGEEAPGTPAPLLTRLAQHMKWPSVSSLDSALESSVSLHSPADPTHLSPPASSPRPSRGHRRSASCGSPLSGGAEGASRGPGCGGGASGPGASDCRIIRVQMELGEDGSVYKSILVTSQDKAPSVISRVLKKNNRDHAVASEYELVQLLPGERELTIPPSANVFYAMDGASHDFLLRQRRRPSAATPGSTSGPSASGTPPSEGGGGSFPRIKATGRKIARALF; via the exons ATGCTCCCGCGGCCCCTGCGGCTGCTTTTGGACACGAGCCCCCCCGGGGGAGTCGTGCTGAGCAGCTTCCGGAGCCGAGACCCCGAAGCGGGTGGGGACCCAGGTGGCCGGGTCGTGGGCGGGGGGCAGgcgcaagaggaggaggaggaagaagaagag GCCCCCGTGTCTgtgtgggaagaggaggaggatggcGCCACGTTTACCGTCACAAGCCGCCAGTACCGGCCTCTTGACCCCTCG gctcccctgcctcccccgcgTTCTTCCCGACGGCTCCGAGCTGGCACCCTGGTGGCCTTGGTCAGACACCTGCTGGACCCTCAGACGTCAGGGGCTGATGTGACCTTCGTGTCCGCCCTCCTGGCCACCCACCGGGCCTTCACCTCCACGCCTGCCCTGCTAGGGCTCGTGGCTGACAG ACTGGAAGCACTTGAGTCTCATCCTGCTGATGAACTAGAGCGGACAACAGG GGTAGCCATCTCTGTCCTGTCCACCTGGCTGGCCTCTCACCCTGAGGATTTTGGCTCTGAGGTCAAGGGTCAGCTTGACCGCCTTGAGAGCTTCTTGCTCCGGACAGGGTATGCAGCAGGGGAGGGTGTTGGGGGGGGCACCGCTGACCTCATCCGAAACCTCCGGTCTCGGGTGGACCCCCAGGCCCCCGACCTTCCtaagcccctggccctccccggcGATCCCCCTGCTGACCCCACGGATGTCCTGGTGTTCCTCGCTGACCACTTGGCCGAACAGCTGACCCTGCTAGATGCG gagctgTTCCTCAATCTGGTCCCCTCTCAGTGCTTGGGGGGCCTGTGGGGCCACAGAGACCGGCCGGGACACTCCCATCTCTGCCCATCTGTCAGAGCTACTGTCACACAGTTCAACAAGGTGGCAGGGGCAGTGGTCAGCTCTGTCCTGGGGGCCACCTCAACCggagaggggcctggggaggTGACCATACGGCCACTGCGACCCCCGCAGAGGGCCCGGCTCCTGGAGAAGTGGATTCGCGTGGCAGAG GAGTGCCGACTGCTGCGGAACTTCTCGTCCGTGTATGCCGTGGTGTCGGCCCTGCAGTCCAGCCCCATCCACCGGCTCCGGGCAGCCTGGGGGGAAGCAGCCAG GGACAGCCTCAGAGTCTTTTCCAACCTCTGCCAGATTTTCTCCGAGGAAGATAATTATTCCCAGAGCAGGGAGCTCCTGGCACAG CAGGAGGGGAAGCTGCAGGCCCCTCTGGAGCCACACTCCAAGAAGCCCCCGAGGTCTGGCTCCCGGGGTGGG GGTGTGGTCCCATACCTTGGCACCTTCCTTAAGGACCTGGTGATGCTGGATGCAGCCTCCAAGGATGAGCTGGAG AATGGATACATCAATTTTGACAAGCGGAGGAAG GAGTTCGCTGTCCTGTCTGAGTTGCGGCGGCTCCAGAACGAGTGTCGCGGCTATGACCTCCGACCCGACCCTGACATCCAGCAGTGGCTACAGGGGCTCCGGCCACTGACGGAGGCCCAGAG TCACCGCGTGTCCTGCGAGGTGGAGCCGCCGGGTACCAGTGACTCTCCTGCCCCCAGAGTGCTGCGGCCAACGCTGGTCATCTCACAGTGGACAGA GGTTCTGGGCTCTGTCGGGGGCCCCACCCCCATGGTGTCCTGGGACCGGCCCAGTGTTGGGGGAGAGGAGGCGCCTGGAacccctgctcctctgctgaccCGCTTGGCCCAG CACATGAAGTGGCCATCCGTCTCCTCTCTGGACTCTGCCCTGGAAAGCAGCGTGTCCCTGCACAGCCCCGCTGACCCCACTCACCTctctcccccagcctcctcccccaggccctctCGAGGTCACCGGCGCTCCGCCTCCTGTGGCTCCCCACTGAGTGGGGGTGCAGAAGGGGCCTCCAGGGGGCCtggatgtgggggaggggcatctGGGCCAGGGGCCTCTGACTGCCGAATCATCCGAGTCCAGATGGAGCTGGGGGAAGATGGCAGTGTCTACAAGAGCATCCTG GTGACAAGCCAGGACAAGGCTCCAAGTGTCATCAGTCGTGTCCTTAAGAAAAACAATCGTGATCACGCGGTGGCTTCCGAGTACGAGCTGGTCCAGCTGCTACCAGGGGAGCGAG AGCTGACCATCCCGCCCTCGGCTAACGTCTTCTACGCTATGGATGGCGCATCGCACGACTTCCTGCTGCGCCAGCGGCGGAGGCCTTCTGCTGCTACCCCGGGCTCCACCAGCGGCCCCTCGGCCTCAGGAACTCCCCCAAGTGAGGGAGGAGGTGGCTCCTTTCCCAGGATCAAAGCCACAGGGAGGAAGATTGCACGGGCCCTGTTCTGA
- the RGL2 gene encoding ral guanine nucleotide dissociation stimulator-like 2 isoform X2, translating to MLPRPLRLLLDTSPPGGVVLSSFRSRDPEAGGDPGGRVVGGGQAQEEEEEEEEAPVSVWEEEEDGATFTVTSRQYRPLDPSAPLPPPRSSRRLRAGTLVALVRHLLDPQTSGADVTFVSALLATHRAFTSTPALLGLVADRLEALESHPADELERTTGVAISVLSTWLASHPEDFGSEVKGQLDRLESFLLRTGYAAGEGVGGGTADLIRNLRSRVDPQAPDLPKPLALPGDPPADPTDVLVFLADHLAEQLTLLDAELFLNLVPSQCLGGLWGHRDRPGHSHLCPSVRATVTQFNKVAGAVVSSVLGATSTGEGPGEVTIRPLRPPQRARLLEKWIRVAEECRLLRNFSSVYAVVSALQSSPIHRLRAAWGEAARDSLRVFSNLCQIFSEEDNYSQSRELLAQEGKLQAPLEPHSKKPPRSGSRGGGVVPYLGTFLKDLVMLDAASKDELENGYINFDKRRKEFAVLSELRRLQNECRGYDLRPDPDIQQWLQGLRPLTEAQSHRVSCEVEPPGTSDSPAPRVLRPTLVISQWTEVLGSVGGPTPMVSWDRPSVGGEEAPGTPAPLLTRLAQHMKWPSVSSLDSALESSVSLHSPADPTHLSPPASSPRPSRGHRRSASCGSPLSGGAEGASRGPGCGGGASGPGASDCRIIRVQMELGEDGSVYKSILVTSQDKAPSVISRVLKKNNRDHAVASEYELVQLLPGERELTIPPSANVFYAMDGASHDFLLRQRRRPSAATPGSTSGPSASGTPPSEGGGGSFPRIKATGRKIARALF from the exons ATGCTCCCGCGGCCCCTGCGGCTGCTTTTGGACACGAGCCCCCCCGGGGGAGTCGTGCTGAGCAGCTTCCGGAGCCGAGACCCCGAAGCGGGTGGGGACCCAGGTGGCCGGGTCGTGGGCGGGGGGCAGgcgcaagaggaggaggaggaagaagaagag GCCCCCGTGTCTgtgtgggaagaggaggaggatggcGCCACGTTTACCGTCACAAGCCGCCAGTACCGGCCTCTTGACCCCTCG gctcccctgcctcccccgcgTTCTTCCCGACGGCTCCGAGCTGGCACCCTGGTGGCCTTGGTCAGACACCTGCTGGACCCTCAGACGTCAGGGGCTGATGTGACCTTCGTGTCCGCCCTCCTGGCCACCCACCGGGCCTTCACCTCCACGCCTGCCCTGCTAGGGCTCGTGGCTGACAG ACTGGAAGCACTTGAGTCTCATCCTGCTGATGAACTAGAGCGGACAACAGG GGTAGCCATCTCTGTCCTGTCCACCTGGCTGGCCTCTCACCCTGAGGATTTTGGCTCTGAGGTCAAGGGTCAGCTTGACCGCCTTGAGAGCTTCTTGCTCCGGACAGGGTATGCAGCAGGGGAGGGTGTTGGGGGGGGCACCGCTGACCTCATCCGAAACCTCCGGTCTCGGGTGGACCCCCAGGCCCCCGACCTTCCtaagcccctggccctccccggcGATCCCCCTGCTGACCCCACGGATGTCCTGGTGTTCCTCGCTGACCACTTGGCCGAACAGCTGACCCTGCTAGATGCG gagctgTTCCTCAATCTGGTCCCCTCTCAGTGCTTGGGGGGCCTGTGGGGCCACAGAGACCGGCCGGGACACTCCCATCTCTGCCCATCTGTCAGAGCTACTGTCACACAGTTCAACAAGGTGGCAGGGGCAGTGGTCAGCTCTGTCCTGGGGGCCACCTCAACCggagaggggcctggggaggTGACCATACGGCCACTGCGACCCCCGCAGAGGGCCCGGCTCCTGGAGAAGTGGATTCGCGTGGCAGAG GAGTGCCGACTGCTGCGGAACTTCTCGTCCGTGTATGCCGTGGTGTCGGCCCTGCAGTCCAGCCCCATCCACCGGCTCCGGGCAGCCTGGGGGGAAGCAGCCAG GGACAGCCTCAGAGTCTTTTCCAACCTCTGCCAGATTTTCTCCGAGGAAGATAATTATTCCCAGAGCAGGGAGCTCCTGGCACAG GAGGGGAAGCTGCAGGCCCCTCTGGAGCCACACTCCAAGAAGCCCCCGAGGTCTGGCTCCCGGGGTGGG GGTGTGGTCCCATACCTTGGCACCTTCCTTAAGGACCTGGTGATGCTGGATGCAGCCTCCAAGGATGAGCTGGAG AATGGATACATCAATTTTGACAAGCGGAGGAAG GAGTTCGCTGTCCTGTCTGAGTTGCGGCGGCTCCAGAACGAGTGTCGCGGCTATGACCTCCGACCCGACCCTGACATCCAGCAGTGGCTACAGGGGCTCCGGCCACTGACGGAGGCCCAGAG TCACCGCGTGTCCTGCGAGGTGGAGCCGCCGGGTACCAGTGACTCTCCTGCCCCCAGAGTGCTGCGGCCAACGCTGGTCATCTCACAGTGGACAGA GGTTCTGGGCTCTGTCGGGGGCCCCACCCCCATGGTGTCCTGGGACCGGCCCAGTGTTGGGGGAGAGGAGGCGCCTGGAacccctgctcctctgctgaccCGCTTGGCCCAG CACATGAAGTGGCCATCCGTCTCCTCTCTGGACTCTGCCCTGGAAAGCAGCGTGTCCCTGCACAGCCCCGCTGACCCCACTCACCTctctcccccagcctcctcccccaggccctctCGAGGTCACCGGCGCTCCGCCTCCTGTGGCTCCCCACTGAGTGGGGGTGCAGAAGGGGCCTCCAGGGGGCCtggatgtgggggaggggcatctGGGCCAGGGGCCTCTGACTGCCGAATCATCCGAGTCCAGATGGAGCTGGGGGAAGATGGCAGTGTCTACAAGAGCATCCTG GTGACAAGCCAGGACAAGGCTCCAAGTGTCATCAGTCGTGTCCTTAAGAAAAACAATCGTGATCACGCGGTGGCTTCCGAGTACGAGCTGGTCCAGCTGCTACCAGGGGAGCGAG AGCTGACCATCCCGCCCTCGGCTAACGTCTTCTACGCTATGGATGGCGCATCGCACGACTTCCTGCTGCGCCAGCGGCGGAGGCCTTCTGCTGCTACCCCGGGCTCCACCAGCGGCCCCTCGGCCTCAGGAACTCCCCCAAGTGAGGGAGGAGGTGGCTCCTTTCCCAGGATCAAAGCCACAGGGAGGAAGATTGCACGGGCCCTGTTCTGA
- the RGL2 gene encoding ral guanine nucleotide dissociation stimulator-like 2 isoform X3 codes for MLPRPLRLLLDTSPPGGVVLSSFRSRDPEAGGDPGGRVVGGGQAQEEEEEEEEAPVSVWEEEEDGATFTVTSRQYRPLDPSAPLPPPRSSRRLRAGTLVALVRHLLDPQTSGADVTFVSALLATHRAFTSTPALLGLVADRLEALESHPADELERTTGVAISVLSTWLASHPEDFGSEVKGQLDRLESFLLRTGATVTQFNKVAGAVVSSVLGATSTGEGPGEVTIRPLRPPQRARLLEKWIRVAEECRLLRNFSSVYAVVSALQSSPIHRLRAAWGEAARDSLRVFSNLCQIFSEEDNYSQSRELLAQQEGKLQAPLEPHSKKPPRSGSRGGGVVPYLGTFLKDLVMLDAASKDELENGYINFDKRRKEFAVLSELRRLQNECRGYDLRPDPDIQQWLQGLRPLTEAQSHRVSCEVEPPGTSDSPAPRVLRPTLVISQWTEVLGSVGGPTPMVSWDRPSVGGEEAPGTPAPLLTRLAQHMKWPSVSSLDSALESSVSLHSPADPTHLSPPASSPRPSRGHRRSASCGSPLSGGAEGASRGPGCGGGASGPGASDCRIIRVQMELGEDGSVYKSILVTSQDKAPSVISRVLKKNNRDHAVASEYELVQLLPGERELTIPPSANVFYAMDGASHDFLLRQRRRPSAATPGSTSGPSASGTPPSEGGGGSFPRIKATGRKIARALF; via the exons ATGCTCCCGCGGCCCCTGCGGCTGCTTTTGGACACGAGCCCCCCCGGGGGAGTCGTGCTGAGCAGCTTCCGGAGCCGAGACCCCGAAGCGGGTGGGGACCCAGGTGGCCGGGTCGTGGGCGGGGGGCAGgcgcaagaggaggaggaggaagaagaagag GCCCCCGTGTCTgtgtgggaagaggaggaggatggcGCCACGTTTACCGTCACAAGCCGCCAGTACCGGCCTCTTGACCCCTCG gctcccctgcctcccccgcgTTCTTCCCGACGGCTCCGAGCTGGCACCCTGGTGGCCTTGGTCAGACACCTGCTGGACCCTCAGACGTCAGGGGCTGATGTGACCTTCGTGTCCGCCCTCCTGGCCACCCACCGGGCCTTCACCTCCACGCCTGCCCTGCTAGGGCTCGTGGCTGACAG ACTGGAAGCACTTGAGTCTCATCCTGCTGATGAACTAGAGCGGACAACAGG GGTAGCCATCTCTGTCCTGTCCACCTGGCTGGCCTCTCACCCTGAGGATTTTGGCTCTGAGGTCAAGGGTCAGCTTGACCGCCTTGAGAGCTTCTTGCTCCGGACAGG AGCTACTGTCACACAGTTCAACAAGGTGGCAGGGGCAGTGGTCAGCTCTGTCCTGGGGGCCACCTCAACCggagaggggcctggggaggTGACCATACGGCCACTGCGACCCCCGCAGAGGGCCCGGCTCCTGGAGAAGTGGATTCGCGTGGCAGAG GAGTGCCGACTGCTGCGGAACTTCTCGTCCGTGTATGCCGTGGTGTCGGCCCTGCAGTCCAGCCCCATCCACCGGCTCCGGGCAGCCTGGGGGGAAGCAGCCAG GGACAGCCTCAGAGTCTTTTCCAACCTCTGCCAGATTTTCTCCGAGGAAGATAATTATTCCCAGAGCAGGGAGCTCCTGGCACAG CAGGAGGGGAAGCTGCAGGCCCCTCTGGAGCCACACTCCAAGAAGCCCCCGAGGTCTGGCTCCCGGGGTGGG GGTGTGGTCCCATACCTTGGCACCTTCCTTAAGGACCTGGTGATGCTGGATGCAGCCTCCAAGGATGAGCTGGAG AATGGATACATCAATTTTGACAAGCGGAGGAAG GAGTTCGCTGTCCTGTCTGAGTTGCGGCGGCTCCAGAACGAGTGTCGCGGCTATGACCTCCGACCCGACCCTGACATCCAGCAGTGGCTACAGGGGCTCCGGCCACTGACGGAGGCCCAGAG TCACCGCGTGTCCTGCGAGGTGGAGCCGCCGGGTACCAGTGACTCTCCTGCCCCCAGAGTGCTGCGGCCAACGCTGGTCATCTCACAGTGGACAGA GGTTCTGGGCTCTGTCGGGGGCCCCACCCCCATGGTGTCCTGGGACCGGCCCAGTGTTGGGGGAGAGGAGGCGCCTGGAacccctgctcctctgctgaccCGCTTGGCCCAG CACATGAAGTGGCCATCCGTCTCCTCTCTGGACTCTGCCCTGGAAAGCAGCGTGTCCCTGCACAGCCCCGCTGACCCCACTCACCTctctcccccagcctcctcccccaggccctctCGAGGTCACCGGCGCTCCGCCTCCTGTGGCTCCCCACTGAGTGGGGGTGCAGAAGGGGCCTCCAGGGGGCCtggatgtgggggaggggcatctGGGCCAGGGGCCTCTGACTGCCGAATCATCCGAGTCCAGATGGAGCTGGGGGAAGATGGCAGTGTCTACAAGAGCATCCTG GTGACAAGCCAGGACAAGGCTCCAAGTGTCATCAGTCGTGTCCTTAAGAAAAACAATCGTGATCACGCGGTGGCTTCCGAGTACGAGCTGGTCCAGCTGCTACCAGGGGAGCGAG AGCTGACCATCCCGCCCTCGGCTAACGTCTTCTACGCTATGGATGGCGCATCGCACGACTTCCTGCTGCGCCAGCGGCGGAGGCCTTCTGCTGCTACCCCGGGCTCCACCAGCGGCCCCTCGGCCTCAGGAACTCCCCCAAGTGAGGGAGGAGGTGGCTCCTTTCCCAGGATCAAAGCCACAGGGAGGAAGATTGCACGGGCCCTGTTCTGA
- the PFDN6 gene encoding prefoldin subunit 6, with product MAELIQKKLQGEVEKYQQLQKDLSKSMSGRQKLEAQLTENNIVKEELALLDGSNVVFKLLGPVLVKQELGEARATVGKRLDYITAEIKRYESQLRDLERQSEQQRETLAQLQQEFQRAQAAKAGAPGKA from the exons ATGGCCGAGCTGATCCAGAAGAAGCTGCAGGGAGAAGTGGAGAAGTATCAACAGCTACAGAAGG ACTTGAGTAAATCCATGTCAGGGAGGCAGAAGCTTGAAGCCCAACTAACGGAAAACAACATCGTGAAGGAG GAACTGGCTCTGCTGGACGGGTCCAACGTGGTCTTTAaactgctggggccggtgctggttaagcaggagctgggggaggcgcGGGCCACGGTGGGGAAGAGGCTGGACTACATCACAGCTGAAAT TAAGCGATACGAATCCCAGCTCCGGGACCTGGAACGGCAGTCAGAGCAGCAGAGGGAgaccctggcccagctgcagcaggaGTTCCAGCGGGCCCAGGCGGCCAAGGCAGGGGCTCCCGGGAAGGCCTGA